A single genomic interval of Littorina saxatilis isolate snail1 linkage group LG17, US_GU_Lsax_2.0, whole genome shotgun sequence harbors:
- the LOC138953250 gene encoding gastrula zinc finger protein XlCGF7.1-like → MDGSGIDLDISQEIQVETTQADPGPPPASSTPAKPAKKDRGKTHLCTACGNTYKHLPYLRRHIRATHEEGFQCFICKKALVSQVALESHLNGHEKKKPFSCAACKKTYQSRTSLAQHSCSSKPQSFPCDECPKVCPSKKALTQHRLKHAPMPEFRCQFCGVEFKFRQGRDRHVKSRCRVAQETKTSKDSYPPLMLQLL, encoded by the coding sequence ATGGACGGCAGTGGTATTGACCTGGACATATCTCAGGAGATTCAAGTGGAAACTACCCAGGCTGACCCAGGACCACCCCCAGCCAGCAGCACGCCTGCGAAGCCTGCGAAGAAGGACAGGGGGAAGACTCACCTGTGTACCGCTTGTGGAAACACCTACAAGCACTTGCCATATCTCAGGCGACATATCAGGGCTACTCACGAAGAGGGTTTCCAGTGTTTCATCTGTAAAAAGGCGCTGGTTAGTCAAGTCGCGCTGGAGTCTCACTTGAACGGCCATGAAAAGAAGAAGCCATTCAGCTGTGCTGCCTGTAAGAAGACTTACCAGAGCAGGACCAGTCTTGCACAGCACTCCTGCAGCAGCAAACCACAGAGCTTTCCGTGCGATGAATGCCCCAAAGTGTGCCCATCGAAGAAGGCTTTAACTCAGCACAGGCTGAAGCATGCACCAATGCCAGAGTTTCGGTGCCAGTTTTGTGGCGTGGAGTTCAAGTTCAGACAGGGAAGAGATCGTCATGTCAAAAGCAGATGCAGGGTTGCCCAGGAAACAAAAACATCTAAGGATTCTTATCCACCTTTGATGTTGCAACTGCTTTAA